One stretch of Alcaligenes aquatilis DNA includes these proteins:
- a CDS encoding MFS transporter yields MSLARPSWLSHPLLVLIGVLLIAGSLRAPITGIAPLLELIQADLSLSSTQAGLLTAMPLFIFAVVSLLAASIARKVGLSRSLFIASVLIAIGVVVRVLGGTTELFAGIGLLAIGIALGNVLLPSLVKRHFPLRIGFMTSLYVLFMGLVAAFNSAMAVPMAEWTGQSWRWSSLIVVGVMALASVAVWATQLGADRRAAQRAPAAAASSVSVWRLPLAWHITLYMGLNSVAYYMIASWLPVMLVNYGFEADHAGQIHGLMQLATAIPALLLMPVLSRLHDQRAVALAGALLQTLTFVGFLVLPSWSLLWAVLFGIGSGSVFLIALALIGVRSTSTSQAASLSGMAQCMGYLLAAFGPPAMGGLHDLFDSWGWALGLCILVSFAMSYAGWLAARPALTGKA; encoded by the coding sequence ATGTCCCTTGCTCGACCTTCCTGGCTCTCCCATCCCTTGCTGGTGCTGATCGGTGTTTTGCTGATCGCCGGCAGTCTGCGGGCTCCGATTACGGGGATAGCCCCCTTGCTGGAGCTGATCCAGGCCGACCTGTCCTTGTCCTCGACACAGGCTGGGTTGTTGACCGCCATGCCTTTGTTCATCTTTGCCGTGGTCTCATTGCTGGCTGCCTCCATCGCCCGTAAGGTGGGGCTGTCCCGTTCCCTGTTTATTGCTTCCGTGCTGATCGCCATTGGCGTGGTGGTACGCGTCCTGGGGGGCACGACGGAACTGTTCGCCGGTATCGGCTTGCTGGCCATCGGGATTGCACTGGGTAATGTGCTTTTGCCGTCCCTGGTCAAACGCCATTTCCCCCTGCGTATTGGCTTCATGACCTCTTTGTATGTGCTGTTTATGGGCCTGGTGGCGGCTTTCAACTCTGCGATGGCCGTGCCAATGGCAGAGTGGACAGGCCAAAGCTGGCGCTGGTCGTCCCTGATTGTGGTGGGTGTCATGGCACTGGCCAGTGTCGCGGTGTGGGCCACCCAACTGGGAGCGGATCGCCGTGCGGCTCAACGTGCACCAGCCGCGGCTGCCAGCAGCGTGTCAGTGTGGCGCTTGCCCCTGGCTTGGCACATCACCTTGTATATGGGTTTGAACTCGGTGGCTTACTACATGATTGCTAGCTGGTTGCCTGTGATGTTGGTCAATTATGGTTTTGAAGCGGATCATGCCGGCCAGATTCACGGTTTGATGCAGCTGGCGACGGCCATTCCCGCCTTGCTGCTCATGCCTGTGCTCAGTCGTTTGCATGATCAGCGTGCCGTTGCCTTGGCCGGCGCCTTGTTGCAGACCCTGACCTTTGTGGGTTTTTTGGTCTTGCCGTCCTGGTCTCTGCTGTGGGCGGTCCTGTTTGGCATCGGTAGCGGTAGCGTGTTCTTGATTGCCCTGGCCTTGATCGGCGTGCGGTCGACCTCCACTTCGCAGGCGGCGTCCCTGTCAGGAATGGCGCAATGCATGGGCTATTTGCTGGCTGCCTTTGGTCCGCCCGCCATGGGCGGCTTGCATGATCTGTTCGATAGCTGGGGCTGGGCTCTGGGCTTGTGTATTTTGGTCAGTTTCGCAATGAGCTATGCCGGTTGGCTGGCGGCCCGCCCTGCATTGACTGGTAAGGCTTGA
- a CDS encoding MFS transporter codes for MSSSHDSLSPRQVLLAILALAVGGFSIGTGEFVIMGLLPDVAQDLGIDIPTAGHLISAYALGVVIGAPVLAVLGARWPWRRLLIALMGAYAIGNFLTVIAPSYETVLVTRFLAGFPHGTYFGVAALVAARLVPPHRRAQAVAYVMLGLTVATLLGVPIATALGQWLSWQAAFTFVSIIALITMALVLRFVPFVPPNTLASPLRELGALKRKQVWLTLGIGAIGFGGMFSVFSYVKSTLMELAGLSASAIPVVLALFGVGMILGNLLGARYADRYLDRSIRLVLIWATGVLLLFMITAHHPILGPLNIMLIGTLVALGPALQIRLMDVAGDAQTLAAALNHSAFNMANALGAWLGGLTIAAGWGWTSTAWVGALLALGGLGLHTLSLRIKE; via the coding sequence TTGTCTTCATCACACGACTCTTTATCCCCACGCCAGGTTCTGCTGGCGATTCTGGCCTTGGCAGTGGGTGGTTTTTCCATCGGTACGGGCGAATTTGTCATCATGGGTTTGCTGCCTGATGTCGCCCAGGATCTCGGTATCGATATTCCCACTGCGGGCCATTTAATCAGCGCTTATGCGCTGGGCGTGGTTATCGGCGCGCCAGTGTTAGCTGTGCTCGGGGCGCGCTGGCCTTGGCGACGCCTCTTGATTGCCTTGATGGGCGCCTACGCCATAGGCAATTTTCTGACCGTCATCGCCCCCAGCTATGAAACCGTGTTAGTCACCCGCTTTTTGGCAGGCTTTCCACATGGCACTTACTTTGGTGTTGCGGCTCTGGTGGCCGCCCGTTTGGTGCCGCCCCATCGCCGCGCACAGGCGGTGGCCTATGTCATGCTGGGATTGACCGTCGCCACCTTATTAGGTGTACCCATTGCGACCGCTTTGGGCCAATGGCTGAGCTGGCAGGCGGCCTTTACTTTTGTCAGCATCATTGCCCTGATCACCATGGCACTGGTGCTGCGGTTTGTGCCTTTTGTCCCTCCCAATACCTTGGCCAGTCCCTTGCGCGAGCTAGGCGCCCTGAAACGCAAGCAAGTCTGGTTGACTCTAGGTATAGGCGCAATTGGCTTTGGCGGCATGTTCTCGGTATTCAGCTATGTGAAATCCACGCTGATGGAGCTGGCCGGGCTGTCAGCAAGCGCCATTCCCGTTGTACTGGCTCTGTTTGGGGTCGGTATGATCTTGGGTAATCTGCTGGGCGCACGCTATGCTGACCGCTATCTGGATCGCAGTATCCGTCTGGTGCTGATCTGGGCAACCGGTGTGCTGCTCTTGTTCATGATTACGGCCCACCACCCTATTCTTGGCCCTTTGAATATCATGCTGATCGGCACCTTGGTGGCTTTGGGTCCAGCCTTACAAATTCGTTTAATGGACGTGGCCGGAGATGCCCAAACACTGGCTGCTGCCTTGAATCACTCCGCCTTCAATATGGCCAATGCCTTGGGAGCCTGGTTAGGCGGCCTGACGATTGCGGCTGGTTGGGGCTGGACCTCCACCGCCTGGGTCGGCGCCCTGCTGGCATTGGGCGGCTTGGGCCTGCACACCCTTTCACTGCGCATCAAAGAATAA
- the xdhB gene encoding xanthine dehydrogenase molybdopterin binding subunit produces MKIDSIDHLNTATAQRVGVSFLHESADLHVSGTATYTDDLPELQGTAHIALGLSEKAHARLLEVDLDAVRHAPGVIAVLTVADIPAANNCGPILHDDPILADGVVHYFGQPIFAVIAKSHDQARRAARLGKISYEELPAILTPQEAKAANAGVLPLMSLKQGDAKKALESAPHRLQGTFQCNGQEQFYLEGQISYAVPKEYGAVHIWCSTQHPSEMQQLVAHCLGVGAHKVHVECRRMGGGFGGKESQSALYACVASMAAVKLQRPIKLRLDRDDDFMITGKRHGFYYEYDIGYDDEGRLLGARLDMTANSGFSADLSGPVATRAICHFDNAYYLSDVDMSALCGRTNTQSNTAFRGFGGPQGALVMEVALDTIARRLGKDPLDVRRINFYGKEDRNVTPYDQTVVDNIIHELVAELEETSEYRQRREHIRQFNASSPVLKKGLALTPVKFGISFNVPAFNQAGALVHVYRDGTVLVNHGGTEMGQGLNTKVAQVVAHELGLNLEHIRVTATDTTKVANTSATAASTGTDLNGKAAQDAAYQIRQRLTTVAAQLFSVEESNVKFERGQVQIGDQTMPFFQLVEHAYQARVQLWSDGFYATPGLHWDSKVMKGNPFYYFSYGAAVAEVLIDTLTGESRLLRADVLHDVGKSINPALDIGQVEGAFIQGMGWLTTEELVWNAQGKLTTHAPSTYKIPAISDCPIDFRVNLFDGHNAMDSIHRSKAVGEPPLLLPFCVFNAIRDAVASVGNYQIEPELNAPATAEAVMRAVATIRQAK; encoded by the coding sequence ATGAAAATTGACAGTATCGACCACCTGAACACCGCCACGGCGCAACGCGTCGGCGTGTCCTTTTTGCACGAATCGGCAGACTTGCACGTGAGCGGCACCGCCACGTATACCGACGATTTACCCGAATTGCAGGGCACAGCCCACATTGCGCTGGGCCTGTCGGAGAAAGCCCATGCCCGTTTGCTGGAAGTGGATCTGGACGCCGTGCGCCATGCACCCGGCGTCATTGCCGTGCTAACCGTTGCGGACATTCCCGCCGCGAATAATTGTGGCCCGATTCTGCATGACGACCCGATTCTGGCCGATGGCGTGGTGCATTACTTTGGTCAGCCCATTTTTGCGGTGATCGCCAAATCCCACGACCAGGCACGCCGTGCCGCGCGTCTGGGCAAGATCAGCTATGAAGAGTTGCCTGCCATCCTGACTCCGCAAGAGGCCAAGGCGGCCAATGCCGGTGTTCTGCCCTTGATGAGCCTGAAACAAGGCGACGCCAAGAAAGCGCTGGAATCGGCACCGCACCGTCTGCAAGGCACATTCCAGTGCAATGGTCAGGAACAGTTTTATCTGGAAGGTCAGATTTCCTACGCTGTGCCCAAGGAATACGGCGCCGTGCATATCTGGTGCTCCACGCAGCATCCTTCGGAAATGCAGCAGTTGGTTGCCCACTGCCTGGGCGTTGGCGCACACAAGGTTCACGTGGAATGCCGTCGCATGGGCGGCGGTTTCGGCGGCAAGGAATCCCAATCGGCCCTGTACGCCTGCGTGGCCAGTATGGCCGCCGTCAAGTTACAACGCCCCATCAAGCTGCGTCTGGATCGCGACGACGACTTCATGATTACCGGCAAGCGTCACGGTTTCTACTACGAATACGATATTGGCTACGACGACGAAGGCCGCCTGCTGGGCGCCCGTCTGGACATGACCGCCAACTCGGGCTTTTCTGCCGACTTGTCCGGCCCGGTGGCAACCCGCGCCATCTGTCACTTTGACAATGCCTACTACCTGTCTGATGTAGACATGAGCGCGCTGTGCGGTCGCACCAATACCCAATCCAACACGGCCTTCCGAGGCTTTGGTGGACCGCAAGGGGCTTTGGTGATGGAAGTGGCACTGGACACCATTGCCCGCCGTCTGGGCAAAGATCCACTGGATGTGCGCCGCATTAACTTCTACGGAAAAGAAGACCGCAATGTGACGCCGTACGATCAAACCGTGGTCGATAACATCATTCACGAACTGGTGGCCGAGCTGGAAGAGACCAGTGAATACCGGCAGCGCCGTGAACACATTCGTCAATTCAATGCCAGCAGCCCAGTTCTGAAAAAGGGGCTGGCACTGACGCCGGTGAAATTCGGTATTTCCTTTAACGTGCCCGCCTTTAACCAGGCCGGTGCTCTGGTTCACGTCTATCGTGACGGCACCGTCCTGGTAAACCACGGTGGCACGGAAATGGGCCAGGGCCTGAACACCAAGGTGGCCCAGGTGGTTGCCCATGAGCTGGGCCTGAATCTGGAGCATATCCGGGTCACGGCCACCGATACCACCAAAGTAGCCAATACATCGGCCACCGCCGCCTCTACCGGGACCGACTTGAACGGTAAAGCCGCTCAGGATGCGGCCTACCAGATTCGCCAGCGCCTGACGACAGTGGCGGCCCAGCTGTTCTCGGTTGAAGAATCCAACGTGAAGTTCGAGCGCGGTCAGGTCCAGATCGGTGACCAGACCATGCCCTTCTTCCAACTGGTTGAGCACGCCTATCAGGCCCGTGTCCAGCTATGGTCCGATGGTTTTTATGCCACCCCTGGCCTGCACTGGGACTCTAAAGTCATGAAGGGTAACCCCTTCTACTATTTTTCCTATGGTGCTGCCGTCGCTGAAGTTCTGATCGACACCCTGACCGGAGAATCCCGTCTTTTGCGTGCCGACGTGCTGCACGATGTCGGCAAATCCATCAATCCGGCCCTGGATATTGGCCAGGTTGAGGGCGCCTTTATTCAAGGCATGGGCTGGCTGACGACGGAAGAGCTAGTATGGAACGCCCAAGGCAAGCTCACCACGCATGCGCCGTCAACCTACAAGATCCCGGCCATCAGCGACTGCCCCATAGACTTTCGCGTCAATCTGTTCGATGGCCACAACGCCATGGATTCGATTCACCGCTCCAAAGCCGTGGGCGAGCCGCCCTTGCTGCTGCCCTTTTGCGTGTTCAACGCAATCCGCGATGCGGTCGCCAGCGTAGGAAACTACCAGATCGAGCCAGAGCTGAACGCTCCCGCGACTGCCGAAGCCGTCATGCGAGCAGTTGCGACTATTCGTCAAGCGAAATGA
- a CDS encoding DUF3008 family protein, with amino-acid sequence MPALSQAQQKAAGAALSAKRGETPVSSLKGASIEMYKTLSEGELEELASTDTARHKLPERKS; translated from the coding sequence ATGCCCGCTTTATCTCAAGCTCAACAAAAAGCCGCCGGCGCTGCTTTGTCCGCCAAACGAGGAGAGACTCCCGTATCCAGCCTGAAAGGGGCGTCGATAGAAATGTATAAAACGCTCAGTGAAGGTGAGTTGGAAGAACTGGCCAGCACCGATACCGCGCGCCATAAGCTGCCTGAACGCAAATCCTGA
- a CDS encoding benzoate/H(+) symporter BenE family transporter, which translates to MSSTHLSRPGSLQRLLSWFQISHMSAGLIAVLVGYTSSAAIVFQAAQAAGASTAELGSWMWSLGIGLGLLSAGLSLRYKIPILTAWSTPGAALLATGLLGLPMSQAVGIFLFSSLLTTICGLSGSFQKLMQYMPRSIAGAMLGGILLRFGLDLFGAMQTQWLLCLSMFIVFLVVRQWSPRYAVPLALVAGVTIAALQGLLKMDILSWTPATPVLVWPEFSWTALIGVGIPFFIVTMSSQNIPGVAVLKAHNYDAPNSTVISWTGIVGLIFGPFGGYAYNLAAISAALCMTPEVDADPRQRYRASVWAGIFYFAAGIFGATVVSLFAAFPTELIAAIAGLALLGTIGNSIHMALEAPDTRDAALVTFLTTASGMSLLNIGSAFWGLVFGMAMYLIQKRKVS; encoded by the coding sequence ATGTCCTCCACACACCTGTCCCGCCCCGGGTCTCTGCAGCGCTTATTAAGTTGGTTTCAGATCTCTCATATGTCGGCGGGGCTGATTGCCGTGCTGGTAGGCTATACCAGCTCCGCTGCCATTGTTTTTCAGGCAGCGCAGGCGGCCGGAGCCAGCACTGCCGAGCTGGGTTCCTGGATGTGGTCTTTGGGTATTGGTTTGGGCCTGCTGTCGGCAGGTCTTTCACTACGCTACAAGATTCCGATTCTGACCGCCTGGTCCACCCCCGGCGCCGCACTGCTGGCCACCGGCCTGCTTGGCCTGCCCATGTCTCAGGCAGTGGGTATTTTCCTGTTTTCGTCTCTGCTGACCACAATTTGCGGTCTTAGCGGCAGCTTTCAAAAGCTGATGCAGTACATGCCGCGCAGTATTGCCGGCGCCATGCTAGGCGGCATCTTGCTGCGCTTTGGCCTGGACCTGTTTGGTGCCATGCAGACTCAGTGGTTGCTGTGCCTGAGCATGTTCATCGTGTTCCTGGTGGTGCGCCAGTGGTCGCCCCGCTATGCCGTGCCTCTGGCACTGGTAGCCGGTGTCACGATTGCCGCCCTGCAAGGTTTGCTGAAAATGGATATTTTGAGCTGGACGCCTGCAACGCCGGTACTGGTCTGGCCCGAGTTTTCCTGGACTGCCCTGATCGGTGTCGGCATTCCGTTTTTCATCGTGACCATGAGCTCGCAGAACATTCCAGGCGTGGCCGTGTTGAAAGCCCATAATTACGATGCCCCTAACTCCACCGTCATCAGTTGGACCGGGATTGTCGGCCTGATCTTTGGCCCCTTCGGTGGCTATGCCTACAATCTGGCCGCCATTAGCGCCGCCCTGTGCATGACGCCGGAAGTGGATGCAGACCCGCGTCAGCGCTATCGTGCCAGTGTCTGGGCCGGTATTTTCTATTTTGCCGCCGGTATTTTTGGTGCCACTGTCGTCAGCCTGTTTGCAGCCTTCCCCACAGAATTGATTGCCGCCATCGCGGGTCTGGCCTTGCTGGGCACGATAGGCAACAGCATTCACATGGCATTGGAGGCTCCGGATACTCGTGACGCGGCGCTGGTCACCTTTTTGACTACCGCCTCGGGCATGAGCCTGCTCAATATCGGCAGCGCTTTCTGGGGCCTGGTTTTTGGTATGGCTATGTATCTGATTCAGAAACGAAAAGTGTCCTGA
- the xdhA gene encoding xanthine dehydrogenase small subunit, producing METRPIRFIYRGEVQEVAQAPTTRTVLQYIREDLHCTGTKEGCAEGDCGACTVMIGELDQNNQLQLRAVNACIQLLPTLDGKVLYTIEDLRQDDGTLHPVQQAMVDWHGAQCGFCTPGFIMSLWGLYMTHSPENGPVSREQIDDVLSGNLCRCTGYRPIIDAAKAMHSYPAVSMDRQSIEDKLRAIRQDGMLAYEYQGQTFHAPRTLDQLAQLREQYPQARILAGSTDIGLWVTKQFRDLPHLIYIGQVVELRKLKTTEDDLYIGAGVLLNDAFDALIKDHPELTELRQRFASFPIRNAGTLGGNVANGSPIGDSMPALIAMRTRVVLRKGGLERVMPLEDLYLAYQKTAMEPGEFVQGLLVPRHKGQWQFRTYKLSKRFDQDISAVCAAFAVELDGKIVKQARIAFGGMAATPKRASHAEQVLQGQEWNEENVQAAMQALQQDYQALSDMRASSEYRNQSAANLLYRFFLETHPEHALSPAQLNVFHRAQASLETL from the coding sequence ATGGAGACAAGACCAATTCGTTTTATTTATCGCGGCGAAGTACAGGAAGTGGCCCAAGCCCCGACCACGCGAACCGTTTTACAGTATATCCGTGAGGATCTGCACTGCACCGGCACCAAAGAAGGCTGTGCCGAAGGTGATTGCGGCGCCTGCACGGTCATGATTGGCGAACTGGACCAGAACAATCAACTGCAATTACGTGCCGTCAATGCCTGTATCCAGCTACTGCCTACGCTCGATGGCAAGGTGCTCTACACCATTGAAGATCTACGCCAGGACGATGGCACCTTGCACCCTGTACAGCAAGCCATGGTGGACTGGCACGGCGCCCAATGCGGCTTTTGTACGCCCGGCTTCATCATGTCGCTGTGGGGTCTGTACATGACGCACTCACCTGAAAACGGCCCGGTTTCCCGAGAACAGATCGACGATGTGCTCTCGGGCAATCTGTGCCGCTGTACCGGCTACCGCCCCATTATTGATGCGGCCAAGGCCATGCACAGCTACCCGGCAGTCAGCATGGATCGCCAATCCATTGAAGACAAGCTGCGTGCCATTCGTCAGGACGGCATGCTGGCCTATGAATATCAGGGTCAGACCTTCCACGCCCCCCGCACCCTGGACCAGTTGGCCCAATTGCGCGAGCAATATCCGCAAGCCCGCATTCTGGCTGGCAGTACCGATATAGGCCTGTGGGTGACCAAGCAATTCCGCGATCTACCGCATCTTATTTATATCGGCCAAGTCGTTGAACTGCGCAAGCTGAAAACCACCGAGGACGATCTTTACATTGGTGCAGGCGTGTTGCTGAACGACGCTTTTGATGCCCTGATCAAAGACCACCCCGAATTGACGGAACTGCGCCAGCGTTTTGCCTCCTTCCCTATTCGCAACGCCGGTACTTTGGGCGGTAACGTGGCCAACGGTTCGCCTATTGGTGACTCCATGCCGGCCCTGATTGCCATGCGCACTCGTGTCGTGCTGCGCAAAGGTGGGCTTGAGCGCGTCATGCCTTTGGAAGACCTGTATCTGGCCTATCAGAAAACCGCCATGGAACCGGGCGAGTTTGTACAAGGCCTGCTGGTCCCACGCCACAAGGGCCAATGGCAATTTCGCACCTACAAGCTGTCCAAGCGGTTCGACCAGGACATTTCTGCCGTGTGCGCCGCCTTTGCGGTGGAGCTGGATGGCAAAATCGTCAAACAGGCCCGCATCGCCTTTGGTGGCATGGCCGCCACTCCAAAACGTGCCAGCCACGCCGAGCAGGTGCTACAAGGCCAGGAATGGAACGAGGAAAACGTACAGGCTGCCATGCAGGCACTCCAGCAGGACTACCAGGCCCTGAGCGACATGCGTGCCAGCAGTGAATACCGCAACCAAAGTGCGGCCAATTTGCTGTACCGCTTCTTCCTGGAAACCCACCCTGAACACGCTTTGAGTCCCGCCCAGTTGAATGTCTTTCACCGAGCTCAAGCCAGCCTGGAGACTTTGTGA
- a CDS encoding LysR family transcriptional regulator has product MPKLREQLDLHLLRVLQSLLKEHSVSRTAIRLGMSQPAVSNALRRLREITGDPILLRGKKGMVPTERGPFLLAHATEALQAIERISASAEPMDPSQSTRVFNLGAPDYLDGAFIPDIAERVRRQAPQARLVVHTINPDLDYVQALEEGELDVVIGNWLEPPEKLHLARLFDDEVVCMLGRHHPLAQRGLSLQHYLEMPHLAPSAHVTDKRGFIDGCLAEQGISRHVQMVVPYFGLVPGILSRTDMVFTTNRQFAEYYARILPITVLPCPVHFPLMRFYQLWHPRTHNAAELLWFRRCIAQAAGRLDGLSEGTP; this is encoded by the coding sequence ATGCCAAAATTACGAGAACAACTAGATCTGCATTTGCTGCGGGTATTGCAGTCGCTGCTCAAAGAGCACAGCGTCTCGCGTACGGCTATCCGCTTGGGCATGTCCCAGCCAGCCGTCAGTAATGCCTTGCGGCGCTTGCGCGAAATCACGGGCGATCCGATTTTGTTGCGCGGTAAAAAGGGAATGGTGCCTACCGAGCGCGGTCCCTTTTTGCTGGCTCATGCTACGGAAGCCTTGCAAGCGATCGAGCGAATTTCTGCTAGCGCGGAACCCATGGATCCCAGTCAGTCTACTCGGGTTTTCAACCTGGGGGCACCGGACTATCTGGACGGTGCTTTTATCCCGGATATTGCGGAGCGGGTGCGTCGTCAGGCACCGCAGGCCCGCTTGGTGGTCCATACCATCAACCCGGATCTGGACTACGTGCAGGCCCTGGAGGAGGGCGAACTGGACGTGGTGATCGGCAACTGGCTGGAGCCTCCGGAAAAGCTGCATCTGGCGCGCCTGTTTGATGACGAGGTGGTCTGTATGCTGGGCCGTCATCATCCGCTGGCGCAGCGTGGCCTGTCCTTGCAGCATTATCTGGAAATGCCGCATCTGGCCCCTTCAGCTCATGTGACGGACAAGCGCGGCTTTATTGATGGCTGCTTGGCCGAGCAGGGCATCAGCCGTCATGTACAGATGGTAGTGCCGTATTTCGGTCTGGTGCCTGGCATTTTGAGCCGCACGGATATGGTATTTACCACTAACCGCCAGTTTGCCGAGTACTATGCCCGCATTCTGCCGATTACGGTTCTGCCTTGCCCGGTTCACTTTCCACTGATGCGTTTTTACCAGTTGTGGCATCCGCGCACGCATAATGCGGCAGAGCTGCTGTGGTTCAGGCGTTGCATTGCCCAGGCCGCCGGCAGGTTGGATGGATTATCAGAGGGAACTCCATGA
- a CDS encoding LamB/YcsF family protein, protein MSLSIDLNCDMGESFGPWVMGHDEQVIPWVTSVNIACGFHAGDPGTMRQTVALALSHGVKLGAHPGLPDLAGFGRRVMAVTPEQVYDMVVVQVGALAAVARTQGAALHHVKAHGALYNMAARDAALAKAIAQAVADIDRSLILYALAGSVQVQAGRDAGLTVAQEVFADRSYQDDGSLTPRQQAGAMITDAEQSVQQVMQMIEQGTVTSLSGKTVPLSADTLCLHGDQAGAAEFAQRLHQAFKQSGVRVQAV, encoded by the coding sequence ATGAGCTTGAGTATTGATTTGAACTGCGACATGGGCGAGAGCTTTGGCCCCTGGGTTATGGGCCATGATGAGCAGGTGATTCCGTGGGTGACGTCGGTCAATATCGCCTGCGGCTTTCATGCCGGCGATCCTGGCACGATGCGTCAGACGGTGGCCTTGGCGCTAAGCCATGGCGTGAAGCTGGGTGCCCACCCCGGTCTGCCAGATCTGGCAGGTTTTGGTCGGCGGGTAATGGCGGTTACCCCCGAGCAGGTCTATGACATGGTGGTGGTGCAGGTGGGGGCCTTGGCTGCCGTTGCCCGCACACAGGGTGCCGCCCTGCATCACGTCAAGGCGCATGGCGCGCTCTACAATATGGCCGCCCGCGATGCGGCATTGGCAAAAGCCATTGCCCAGGCGGTAGCCGATATTGATCGCAGCCTGATTCTGTATGCGCTGGCAGGCAGTGTGCAGGTGCAGGCCGGGCGTGATGCGGGCCTGACGGTGGCACAAGAGGTGTTTGCCGACCGCAGCTATCAGGACGATGGCAGTCTGACACCCCGTCAGCAAGCTGGCGCCATGATTACCGATGCCGAACAGTCCGTGCAGCAAGTCATGCAAATGATAGAGCAAGGCACCGTTACCAGCTTGTCAGGTAAAACGGTGCCTTTGTCGGCCGATACCCTGTGTCTGCATGGGGATCAGGCCGGTGCGGCCGAATTCGCGCAGCGTTTGCATCAGGCCTTCAAACAAAGTGGTGTGCGCGTTCAGGCTGTCTGA
- a CDS encoding AraC family transcriptional regulator, with protein sequence MSFSTNPQGGPVFSIKMEMGSTTENPLHTHPNGQLIMTQYGSVTLQTDQGYWMVPPLCAVWVPVGIRHRARADDQALIHFLYIQPGLDQLPDHCCTLDLSPMVREMIIHLSDLNADYEPGSQTHRLALVLLETLNQMPSRQLHVPVPEDKVLQTIAQHMQQQPDARPTMADWAKALAMSERTLARHMLKHTGMSFGRWRQQFMIMLALQKLGSGMSVKSTARELGYTSISAFISVFKSILGETPSRYISQTYSS encoded by the coding sequence ATGAGTTTTAGCACCAATCCTCAGGGCGGACCTGTCTTCAGCATCAAAATGGAGATGGGCAGTACGACCGAAAATCCACTGCACACCCATCCCAATGGGCAGTTGATCATGACGCAATATGGCTCCGTCACTCTGCAAACTGACCAGGGCTACTGGATGGTGCCACCGCTGTGTGCCGTCTGGGTACCTGTCGGGATTCGTCATCGCGCCCGCGCCGACGATCAGGCGCTGATTCATTTCCTGTACATACAGCCCGGCCTGGATCAATTGCCGGATCACTGCTGCACCCTGGATTTGAGCCCCATGGTGCGCGAAATGATTATTCATTTAAGCGATCTGAATGCTGACTACGAACCGGGTAGCCAAACGCACAGACTGGCCTTGGTCCTTTTGGAAACCCTGAATCAGATGCCTAGCCGCCAATTGCATGTGCCTGTGCCCGAGGACAAGGTCTTGCAAACGATTGCACAGCATATGCAGCAACAGCCTGACGCACGTCCCACGATGGCCGACTGGGCCAAAGCGCTGGCCATGAGTGAGCGCACCCTGGCCCGACATATGCTAAAACACACAGGGATGAGCTTTGGGCGCTGGCGTCAACAATTCATGATTATGCTGGCCCTGCAAAAACTGGGTTCGGGAATGTCCGTAAAGAGCACGGCCAGGGAATTGGGTTACACCTCTATCAGTGCCTTTATCAGTGTTTTCAAATCTATTTTGGGCGAAACCCCCAGCCGTTATATAAGCCAAACCTATTCTTCTTGA